Proteins encoded within one genomic window of Humulus lupulus chromosome 1, drHumLupu1.1, whole genome shotgun sequence:
- the LOC133824253 gene encoding uncharacterized protein LOC133824253: MDTLLRHGRKIEIEHETVHELSQMLDQHNSLVKSFRMARDKFKAQPEPTFSLRLLSSRTTNGRQYNMPTSSEVAGLIVGDFSEANFERDVIVEHRTKGIQRITDLHPSFMSMTYPLIHPYGEDGYRLDIPLRDVTESSFKRQKLTMRQHYCFRLQQRLNEGHTLLRSDCSKVGKSIILPSSHTGRPRYRVQNYQDAMAICKWAGYPDLFLTFTCNPNWPKINDMLHLIGQKDDNNWVYIMCRVFEINLFQLMHDLKKEQPFEKIITCIYTIEFQKRGLHHAHILLFLHSTLKNPSADHIDNIISDQIPDLNVDPDGYNVINKFIIHGPCGKLNSNSPCMMQDRNLIVKFDAHINVEVCNYSRSVKYLFKYVHKGLDRTNATIQPAIERLPGEHTLIFEENKCVENVVYIPGIEKTKFTQWLEANKNYDDARELTYSDFPISWVWNSKEKTWTRRKNGLAIGRIYFAHPSTGERIYLRMLLNFVKGSTSYESIRTINGVTYPNFKGACYAVGLLDDDKEWIDFLTEAAIWATGKELRHLFAMILIHCQVFDASQL, from the exons ATGGATACACTACTAAGACACGGGAGGAAGATAGAGATTGAACACGAAACCGTTCATGAATTATCTCAAATGTTGGATCAACATAATAGTTTGGTCAAATCCTTTAGAATGGCAAGGGATAAATTCAAAGCACAACCAGAACCTACGTTTAGTTTACGACTCCTAAGTAGCAGGACAACAAATGGTCGTCAATACAATATGCCAACATCATCTGAAGTAGCAGGCTTAATAGTTGGTGATTTCAGTGAAGCGAACTTCGAACGAGACGTTATTGTAGAGCACCGAACTAAAGGAATTCAGAGAATCACAGATCTGCATCCAAGTTTCATGTCTATGACGTACCCGTTAATACACCCTTATGGTGAAGATGGATATAGACTTGACATACCTTTGAGAGACGTAACTGAAAGCTCTTTCAAGAGGCAAAAGTTGACAATGAGGCAACATTATTGCTTTAGGTTGCAACAAAGATTAAATGAGGGTCATACTCTTCTTCGATCTG ATTGCTCAAAAGTGGGGAAATCAATTATTTTGCCTTCGTCACACACTGGGCGACCACGATATAGAGTACAAAATTATCAAGATGCTATGGCAATTTGTAAATGGGCAGGATATCCTGATTTATTTCTTACATTCACTTGCAACCCAAATTGGCCAAAAATAAATGACATGCTCCATTTAATAGGCCAAAAAGATGATAACAATTGGGTCTATATCATGTGCAGAGTATTTGAGATAAATCTATTCCAACTAATGCACGATCTGAAAAAAGAACAACCGTTTGAAAAGATAATCACAT GTATATACACAATTGAGTTCCAAAAAAGAGGACTGCATCATGCACACATACTACTTTTCTTGCATTCGACATTGAAAAATCCTTCAGCCGATCATATTGATAATATAATAAGCGACCAAATTCCAGACTTAAATGTTGATCCTGATGGTTATAATgtcattaataaatttataattcaTGGACCTTGTGGAAAACTGAATTCAAACTCTCCATGTATGATGCAAGATAG GAATTTGATTGTCAAATTTGATGCACATATTAATGTCGAGGTTTGCAATTACTCTAGATCAGTCAAATACCTTTTCAAATATGTTCATAAAGGGCTTGACAGAACTAATGCAACAAT ACAGCCAGCAATCGAAAGATTACCTGGAGAGCACACATTAATATTCGAAGAAAACAAATGTGTTGAAAATGTTGTTTACATACCTGGAATAGAAAAAACAAAGTTCACTCAGTGGTTGGAGGCAAACAAGAATTATGATGATGCACGAGAGCTAACTTATTCAGATTTCCCTATAAGTTGGGTTTGGAATTCAAAGGAGAAAACATGGACTAGGAGAAAGAATGGATTGGCAATTGGAAGAATTTACTTCGCGCATCCTTCTACTGGAGAACGCATCTATTTGAGAATGTTGTTAAATTTTGTCAAAGGAAGCACTTCTTATGAAAGTATTAGAACAATAAATGGGGTGACATATCCTAATTTTAAAGGCGCATGTTATGCTGTGGGATTGTTAGACGATGATAAAGAATGGATAGATTTCTTGACTGAAGCTGCAATATGGGCAACTGGAAAAGAATTAAGACATCTTTTCGCCATGATACTCATTCACTGCCAGGTTTTTGATGCATCACAACTTTGA
- the LOC133824259 gene encoding uncharacterized protein LOC133824259, with translation MNDLKLTEQQVEAYTLFKIESIMLKIGKSLEDIDRMPLPNSSFIRDSGTLLAGLLVKTSLIIWDEAPMAKKFYFEALDKTLRDILRTRFENSSNKPFGGLTIFGDGSLYDYIDRQLIKLPYDIAINPSQDPMKSIVEVIYPSLLQKYNDPTYLTERAILTPKNEMVYELNEMIMNIILGEGRIYFSSDSICKASVKINDEVHLYPAEFLHGLKFNGIPNHEM, from the exons ATGAATGATCTTAAGTTAACTGAACAACAAGTTGAAGCATACACATTGTTCAAGATTGAAAGTATCATGCTGAAGATAGGGAAAAGTTTGGAAGATATAGATAGAATGCCCCTGCCTAATTCGTCTTTTATAAGAGACTCAG GCACCCTACTAGCTGGACTTCTTGTGAAAACTTCTTTGATCATTTGGGATGAAGCCCCTATGGCAAAGAAGTTCTACTTTGAAGCTTTGGATAAGACCTTAAGAGATATTCTAAGAACAAGGTTTGAAAATAGCTCTAACAAACCTTTTGGAGGACTTACAATA TTTGGAGATGgttcattatatgattacattgATAGACAATTAATTAAGCTTCCTTATGATATCGCCATAAATCCATCTCAAGATCCAATGAAATCCATAGTTGAAGTTATCTACCCATCACTTTTACAAAAGTACAACGATCCTACATATTTGACAGAAAGAGCAATACTAACACCAAAAAATGAAATGGTCTATGAACTAAATGAGATGATTATGAATATTATACTAGGTGAAGGGAGAATATACTTTAGCTCAGACAGTATATGCAAAGCAAGTGTAAAGATAAATGATGAAGTTCATTTGTATCCAGCTGAATTTTTGCATGGTTTGAAATTTAATGGCATCCCTAATCATGAGATGTGA